A single region of the Etheostoma cragini isolate CJK2018 chromosome 3, CSU_Ecrag_1.0, whole genome shotgun sequence genome encodes:
- the gucy2f gene encoding retinal guanylyl cyclase 2, translating to MQHIHPNFRGPLWESNHPCMPIFKSRLTLTTLPFYNFLLWVLLGVLTFPCCVHCLIFKVGVVGPWNCDPVAYRALPAAAARLAVNRINGDLNLNLGLKMDFIILQEPCQTSRALTAFIYYEQMADAFVGPSNPGYCTAASLLAKNWDKAIFSYSCVNYELDQLMGHPTFARTVPVPTEVLFTVFKHFRWASIVVVSSNEDIWRDTAVRVATALREKGLPVGLVTSIGINETEVESTLRKIQAAGNINVIIMCMHSILVGGEKQATFLLKAQTMGLTTGKYVFVPYDTLHYSVPYTNVSYFPLQNNSRLREAYDAVLTITMASEPLSFNEAFAAAQRSGEITPDVQPEKVNPLFGTIYDSIYLLAKSIHNARRGGMPLSGSNLAYFTKNITFTGFNKKVKVDTSGNVKTNYIILDSDNRGSQLYQTHLVDLMSGVLSFAGRSINFPGGSPPPSDSSCWFDKNAICNGGVEVTYIIVVFAVIFILAMGGLIISLYIRRRLQQIQLVKGPNRILLTLEDLTFINPQLSKKKITLEDLSESKSALEDKSANCSHSVNSMQTETHETTNVAVYEGDWVWLKKFEEGQFKEVKQSTTKIFTKMKDLRNENVNPFLGFFLDCSMFAVVMEHCSRGSLQDLLRNEDVKLDWMFKSSLVLDLIKGMKYLHHREFPHGRLKSCNCVVDGRFVLKITDYGFNELLESQKAPTEEPPPEDLFWTAPEFLRDPANSRKGTYKGDVYSFAIILQEVVVRGPPYCMLGLPPKEIIRKVKKPPPMCRPNVAPDQAPLECIQLMKQCWCEMPERRPTFEEIFDRFKIINKGKKTNIIDSMLRMLEQYSSNLEDLIRERTEELELEKQRTEKLLSEMLPPSVAEALKTGATVQPEHFDHVTIYFSDIVGFTTISSLSDPIEVVDLLNDLYSLFDAVLSNHDVYKVETIGDAYMVASGLPKRNGNKHAAEIANMSLNILSSVGTFHMRHMPDVPVRIRIGIHSGPCVAGVVGLTMPRYCLFGDTVNTASRMESTGLPYRIHVNMSTVKILHSLNEGYKINVRGKTELKGKGIEETYWLVGKTDFTKPLPKPPEIKPGDNWQEMVTEEIKTLFRKANRQVDKKI from the exons ATGCAACATATTCATCCAAATTTCAGAGGACCACTTTGGGAGTCTAACCATCCATGTATGCCAATATTTAAAAGCAGACTAACTTTAACGACACTGCCCTTTTATAACTTTCTGTTATGGGTCCTCCTCGGAGTGTTGACGTTCCCTTGTTGTGTCCATTGTTTAATATTCAAAGTGGGGGTTGTGGGGCCTTGGAATTGCGACCCGGTAGCCTACAGGGCTCTGCCTGCTGCAGCCGCCAGGCTCGCTGTGAACAGGATAAATGGAGATCTAAATCTGAATCTGGGACTGAAAATGGACTTTATCATCCTCCAGGAGCCTTGCCAAACATCCAGAGCCCTCACTGCGTTTATTTACTATGAGCAGATGGCGGATGCGTTTGTGGGCCCATCCAACCCGGGATACTGTACTGCAGCTTCTCTGCTGGCCAAGAACTGGGACAAAGCCATCTTCTCTTACAGCTGTGTTAACTATGAGCTGGACCAGCTCATGGGACACCCGACTTTTGCCAGGACGGTGCCAGTTCCCACAGAGGTGTTGTTCACCGTGTTTAAACACTTCAGGTGGGCCAGTATTGTAGTGGTCTCATCCAATGAGGACATTTGGAGGGATACTGCTGTGAGAGTAGCTACTGCTCTCAGAGAGAAGGGGCTTCCTGTTGGCCTGGTTACATCTATTGGTATAAATGAGACGGAGGTGGAGAGCACGCTGAGGAAGATCCAGGCTGCAGGAAACATCAATG TCATCATCATGTGCATGCATTCAATCCTGGTTGGAGGGGAGAAGCAGGCCACTTTTCTTCTCAAAGCACAGACAATGGGCCTGACTACGGGGAAGTATGTGTTTGTGCCCTATGACACCCTCCACTACAGCGTGCCCTACACCAACGTCTCATACTTCCCTCTGCAAAATAACAGCAGGCTGAGGGAGGCCTACGATGCTGTGCTCACCATCACGATGGCCTCTGAGCCTTTGTCCTTCAACGAGGCGTTTGCTGCCGCCCAGAGGAGTGGGGAAATTACGCCAGATGTGCAGCCAGAAAAG GTTAACCCACTATTTGGGACCATCTATGACAGCATCTACCTGCTGGCCAAGTCCATCCACAACGCCAGGAGAGGAGGCATGCCGCTGTCAGGCTCAAACCTAGCCTACTTCACAAAAAACATAACCTTCACTGGCTTCAACAAGAAGGTCAAGGTGGACACTAGTGGGAATGTTAAGACCAATTACATCATCCTGGACTCTGACAACAGAGGAAGCCAGCTGTACCAGACCCATTTAGTGGATCTTATGTCTGGAGTGCTTAGTTTTGCTGGGAGGTCCATTAACTTTCCAGGAGGATCTCCTCCACCGTCTGATTCCAGCTGCTGGTTCGACAAGAATGCCATCTGCAACGGAG GTGTGGAGGTCACCTACATCATAGTGGTGTTTGCTGTCATCTTCATTCTGGCTATGGGAGGGCTCATCATAAGTCTTTATATCAG GAGGAGACTCCAACAAATCCAGCTGGTCAAAGGTCCCAATCGAATCCTCCTGACATTAGAGGATCTCACTTTTATAAATCCTCAGCTCAGCAAAAAG AAAATTACTTTAGAGGATCTGAGTGAATCCAAGAGTGCTCTAGAGGATAAATCTGCAAACTGCTCGCACTCCGTGAACAGCATGCAGACTGAGACTCATGAGACCACCAATGTAGCTGTTTACGAG GGTGACTGGGTGTGGCTAAAGAAATTTGAGGAGGGACAGTTCAAAGAAGTGAAGCAGAGCACTACCAAGATTTTCACAAAG ATGAAAGACCTGAGAAACGAGAATGTGAACCCGTTTCTTGGTTTCTTTTTGGACTGTTCCATGTTTGCGGTGGTGATGGAGCACTGCTCACGGGGAAGTCTACAAGACCTACTGAGGAACGAGGACGTCAAATTAGACTGGATGTTCAAGTCCTCGCTTGTGCTCGACCTCATCAAG GGTATGAAATATCTTCACCACAGAGAATTCCCCCACGGCAGACTTAAATCTTGTAACTGTGTGGTAGACGGGCGTTTTGTCCTCAAGATAACTGACTATGGCTTTAATGAACTGCTGGAGTCTCAGAAAGCTCCTACAGAAGAACCTCCACCTGAAG ATTTATTTTGGACAGCTCCAGAGTTCTTAAGGGACCCAGCAAATTCACGTAAAGGCACTTACAAGGGAGACGTGTACAGCTTTGCCATTATTCTTCAAGAGGTGGTGGTCAGAGGGCCACCATACTGCATGCTGGGTCTACCGCCCAAGG AGATCATCCGTAAGGTGAAGAAGCCTCCTCCGATGTGTCGCCCCAATGTGGCCCCGGACCAGGCTCCTCTGGAATGTATCCAGCTGATGAAGCAGTGCTGGTGCGAAATGCCTGAACGCAGACCAACATTTGAAGAAATCTTTGACAGG tTTAAGATTATCAACAAGGGTAAGAAGACTAACATAATTGACTCCATGCTGAGGATGCTCGAGCAGTACAGCTCCAACCTGGAGGACCTCATCAGAGAGAGAACCGAGGAGCTGGAGTTGGAAAAACAGAGAACAGAAAAACTATTGTCAGAGATGCTACCACC TTCTGTAGCTGAGGCCCTGAAGACCGGTGCCACAGTGCAGCCGGAGCACTTTGACCACGTGACGATCTACTTCAGTGACATTGTAGGTTTCACTACCATCTCCTCGCTCAGTGATCCCATTGAAGTGGTTGACCTTCTCAATGACCTCTACTCTCTGTTTGACGCCGTGCTCAGTAACCACGATGTGTACAAG GTGGAGACCATTGGTGATGCTTACATGGTGGCATCGGGTCTGCCAAAGAGAAACGGCAACAAGCACGCGGCTGAGATCGCCAATATGTCTTTGAACATTCTCAGCTCAGTAGGAACCTTCCATATGCGGCACATGCCAGACGTGCCCGTCAGGATACGCATAGGAATCCACTCAG GGCCCTGTGTTGCTGGGGTGGTAGGTCTGACTATGCCTCGGTACTGCCTTTTTGGAGACACAGTCAACACTGCCTCTCGTATGGAATCCACTGGGCTGC CTTATAGAATCCATGTAAATATGAGCACTGTGAAGATCCTCCATTCTCTCAATGAGggttacaaaataaatgtcagaggCAAGACAGAGCTAAAG GGTAAAGGTATTGAAGAGACATACTGGCTTGTAGGGAAAACCGACTTTACAAAGCCTTTGCCAAAACCGCCAGAGATCAAACCAGG GGACAACTGGCAGGAGATGGTGACAGAAGAGATCAAGACGCTTTTTCGCAAGGCCAACAGGCAGGTGGACAAGAAGATCTGA